From a single Nymphaea colorata isolate Beijing-Zhang1983 chromosome 4, ASM883128v2, whole genome shotgun sequence genomic region:
- the LOC116252909 gene encoding putative disease resistance protein At5g47280 — protein sequence MADLIGGALVGAVVAELLKAVLEARDNVSEFGEHFQRLKATLTSLRYSIQQVEQIDEELRDGKQIDDAQTVKMKNRMSELREQLEYGQMLIKKCSKVRKWNLWKKYKYSKKLIKLDTEFRTFLDVEVQSNLWVETKRSRIDMKELLRRFSSISTSSSVQDDIPYCSYAMPEVPSKIVGLRAALEELKRRLFSQDVVGVCAPGGCGKTTLVAKLCQDEAVKGKFGEIVFLTVSESPNLMVIYQRLWARLVNPNSVPKFIDEDDAYTQLMFNLNKRKRHPVLVVLDDVWSEVVLEKLLFEIAGIKTLVTSRIKFKLLKSIYTLPLLGQKDALDLFCHLAIDSDQAIDKPDDDMVKQIVAGCKGLPLALKVIGSSLRRESLRKWRKTAQMLLKGGQIFKEHKALLNILGTSLISLEKDLKECFMDLGSFPEDEKIPAASVVDMWIEIRGFDEDDAYVALVELSRRNLFTLIERTQDAAGHIDGSFSNLFILQHDLLRELAIYTNQGNDDNNAQQNVMLFLKQVDLPKMQQQTSLARIVSIQTGEMGPWNWFDMALPHAEVLILNFTANSYCLPPFLERMENLKVLIIANHSSNPAALSGLSTFGSLKNLRRIRLQKILVPLLSTFTEPLQYLQKLSLVLCEVSQDGGYLPLDIPRVFPAVTELEVDYCKGLDALPPGICNLSNLKRLSITNCPDLNGLPESIGSLTGLEALRLHACTSLEGLPDSVCKLASLRILDVSHCSNIEDLPIGIGELHRLERLDMSWCLSVRELPASVRQMISLRTVVCDDEIFRLWTTVGHNLSKLRVEVAKEDINLRFLY from the exons ATGGCTGATTTAATTGGTGGAGCATTAGTAGGTGCTGTGGTCGCGGAGTTACTAAAGGCAGTTCTAGAGGCACGTGATAATGTTTCAGAGTTCGGAGAGCATTTCCAGAGGCTAAAAGCAACCCTAACAAGTTTACGATATTCAATACAGCAGGTTGAACAAATTGATGAGGAACTAAGAGATGGCAAACAGATTGATGATGCTCAGACAGTTAAAATGAAAAACCGTATGTCTGAATTGCGTGAACAATTAGAGTATGGCCAGATGTTGATCAAAAAGTGTTCTAAAGTGCGCAAGTGGAATCTCTGGAAGAAATACAAGTATTCCAAGAAATTAATCAAGTTAGACACAGAGTTTAGAACGTTTCTAGATGTGGAAGTGCAAAGTAACTTATGGGTAGAAACAAAAAGGAGCAGAATAGACATGAAAGAGTTGCTTAGGAGGTTTAGTAGCATCAGTACCAGTTCCAGTGTTCAAGATGATATTCCTTACTGTAGCTACGCTATGCCTGAAGTTCCAAGTAAGATTGTTGGGTTACGAGCTGCTCTGGAAGAGTTAAAAAGAAGGTTGTTCAGTCAAGATGTGGTAGGAGTATGTGCACCTGGAGGATGTGGTAAAACAACCTTGGTGGCAAAACTCTGCCAAGATGAGGCAGTAAAAG GGAAGTTCGGAGAAATTGTGTTTCTAACTGTTTCAGAATCTCCCAATCTGATGGTGATCTATCAGAGACTGTGGGCAAGGCTGGTCAATCCCAATTCTGTACCTAAGTTCATAGATGAGGATGACGCATATACTCAGCTGATGTTTAATTTAAACAAACGAAAACGACATCCTGTCCTGGTGGTTCTGGATGATGTTTGGTCCGAAGTGGTACTCGAGAAGCTTCTGTTTGAGATTGCAGGCATAAAAACTCTTGTTACATCTAGAATCAAATTTAAGCTGCTTAAGTCTATTTACACCTTACCACTGCTTGGACAGAAAGATGCATTGGATCTATTTTGTCACCTGGCTATTGACTCTGACCAGGCAATTGATAAACCAGATGATGACATGGTGAAACAG ATAGTGGCAGGCTGCAAGGGTCTCCCTTTGGCACTAAAAGTGATAGGAAGTTCACTGAGGCGGGAATCATTGAGAAAGTGGCGTAAGACAGCACAgatgcttctgaaaggtggacAAATTTTTAAGGAGCACAAAGCTCTTCTGAATATTCTGGGCACCAGCTTAATTTCGTTGGAAAAAGACCTCAAAGAGTGTTTTATGGACCTGGGTTCATTTCCTGAAGACGAAAAGATACCTGCTGCCTCAGTCGTTGACATGTGGATTGAAATCCGTGGTTTTGATGAAGACGACGCCTATGTTGCTCTAGTTGAACTCTCCAGAAGAAACCTGTTCACACTCATCGAAAGAACACA GGATGCAGCTGGACACATAGATGGAAGCTTCAGTAACCTTTTTATTCTTCAGCATGATCTGCTGAGAGAATTGGCTATCTATACCAACCAGGGGAATGATGATAACAATGCGCAACAGAATGTCATGCTTTTTTTGAAACAAGTCGACCTTCCTAAAATGCAGCAACAGACGTCCCTAGCTCGGATTGTATCCATACAAACCG GTGAAATGGGTCCTTGGAACTGGTTTGATATGGCACTTCCTCATGCTGAAGTTCTTATCCTTAACTTCACAGCTAACTCATATTGCTTGCCTCCATTTCTGGAGAGAATGGAAAATCTCAAGGTCTTGATTATTGCAAATCACAGCTCCAATCCTGCAGCACTCAGTGGGCTCTCAACCTTTGGTTCTCTAAAAAATCTCCGGAGAATCAGACTGCAAAAGATATTGGTCCCGTTGCTTTCTACATTTACAGAGCCATTGCAATATCTGCAAAAGCTATCACTGGTGCTTTGTGAGGTTAGTCAAGATGGTGGTTATTTGCCACTGGATATCCCGAGGGTCTTCCCTGCTGTAACAGAGCTAGAAGTAGACTACTGCAAAGGTTTAGACGCATTGCCTCCTGGAATCTGCAACCTTTCCAATCTAAAGAGATTGAGCATCACAAACTGCCCTGATTTAAATGGCTTGCCAGAGAGCATTGGCTCATTAACTGGATTAGAGGCTCTAAGGCTACATGCTTGTACTAGTTTGGAGGGTCTACCGGACTCCGTGTGTAAGCTTGCAAGTCTCAGAATATTAGACGTGTCTCATTGCTCAAACATCGAGGACTTACCAATAGGAATTGGTGAACTGCACCGTTTGGAAAGGCTTGACATGAGCTGGTGTTTAAGTGTGAGGGAACTGCCTGCATCAGTGAGACAAATGATAAGCCTTAGAACTGTTGTTTGTGATGATGAGATTTTTCGCTTGTGGACAACTGTAGGGCATAACCTGAGCAAACTACGAGTGGAAGTGGCTAAAGAGGACATCAACTTGAGATTCCTTTACTAG
- the LOC116253444 gene encoding probable disease resistance protein At4g33300: MAEIFAGAFAGVAAQELWNVIQRVAGQHSEFKEHYKRLGRALKGLRPVLDKLSTNPELEALCSEMTRGGDLISECAQVSCWNVRKHVDYSRRLQELEEAIQESRRTATLMGVLALSSRMGEINSKLDKLLGGDEVTGIMSGGSVAALPPLPGKVFGIVTPLNELKEILKKHQVVGVCGMGGSGKTTLVNSLCRDPDITGSFGKNIFYFTVSRSPDTLDILKRIWSQLLGGEVPRFEDVKDAVRQIAHGLSEQQIKCSGNRLIVLDDVWSEKDLKNLLFRTERLKTIVISREKMKKNIVDEIYPLPKLEKEAAKQLFYHAAGKTSPVYTMAAEQIIKRCDGLPLALEHIGGRLNGEPIEKWDGIAEDLQNKGDIYKSEEDLFRVFSTTIDFLCQQLRDCFLDIGSFPEDKRLPAASIIDMWVELYHLTEKKAFLKLFELSEKHLLNLTWRTR, translated from the exons ATGGCGGAAATTTTTGCTGGTGCATTTGCTGGCGTTGCAGCACAAGAGTTGTGGAATGTAATCCAACGAGTGGCTGGGCAACATAGTGAGTTTAAAGAGCATTACAAACGGCTTGGAAGAGCGTTGAAAGGGTTAAGACCAGTACTGGACAAACTTTCGACGAATCCGGAGCTGGAGGCTCTGTGCAGCGAGATGACAAGGGGCGGAGATCTCATAAGCGAATGTGCCCAAGTTTCCTGCTGGAACGTCCGCAAGCACGTCGACTACTCCAGGCGGCTGCAAGAGCTAGAAGAAGCGATTCAGGAAAGCAGACGGACTGCGACTTTGATGGGGGTTTTGGCTCTGAGCTCGAGGATGGGGGAAATAAATTCCAAGTTGGATAAGTTGCTGGGAGGAGACGAGGTGACTGGAATTATGTCAGGAGGTTCTGTTGCTGCTCTGCCTCCTCTCCCTGGTAAGGTCTTTGGGATAGTGACGCCTCTGAATGAGCTGAAAGAGATATTGAAGAAGCATCAGGTGGTTGGCGTTTGTGGGATGGGGGGTTCCGGAAAGACCACCTTGGTGAACAGCCTCTGCAGGGACCCAGATATCACAG GCTCGTTCGGTAAGAATATCTTCTATTTCACGGTTTCGAGATCGCCAGATACACTGGACATTCTCAAAAGAATATGGTCTCAGTTGCTTGGTGGAGAGGTGCCCAGGTTTGAAGACGTAAAAGATGCTGTGAGGCAGATAGCGCATGGGCTGAGTGAGCAGCAAATTAAGTGCTCTGGGAATCGTTTGATTGTCTTAGATGATGTTTGGTCTGAGAAGGATCTGAAGAATCTCTTGTTTAGGACAGAGCGTCTAAAAACCATCGTCATCTCtagagaaaagatgaaaaagaatataGTGGATGAAATTTATCCATTGCCAAAGCTGGAAAAGGAGGCAGCAAAGCAGTTATTCTATCATGCAGCGGGAAAAACATCACCGGTTTACACCATGGCAGCAGAGCAG ATAATCAAAAGATGCGATGGACTACCACTGGCACTAGAACATATAGGAGGAAGGCTAAACGGTGAACCCATTGAAAAATGGGACGGTATTGCAGAAGACCTGCAAAATAAAGGTGACATTTATAAAAGCGAGGAAGATCTATTCCGCGTTTTCTCTACCACAATAGACTTCCTGTGCCAGCAGCTCCGGGACTGTTTTCTGGATATTGGTTCCTTTCCTGAAGATAAAAGGTTGCCTGCAGCTTCCATCATAGACATGTGGGTTGAACTATACCACCTAACGGAGAAAAAGGCCTTTCTCAAACTTTTTGAACTTTCGGAGAAACATTTGCTTAATCTTACTTGGAGAACAAGGTAG
- the LOC116253199 gene encoding putative disease resistance protein At5g47280, producing the protein MAEIVIGAAAGVAAQQVWELLKKLAGAPSEFQQQYKRLEILWGRLRVMLDQQTSRETVAEDLLREMERGRVLISKCSQVRHWNPLKRAIYSKGLEELEKTIQGFIGAETLGVVLEVKSSIKAMNCNLEKVVGGGGSVAAAALPPLPAEVFGIEEPLGEVKRRLRTHRVVCVCGIGGCGKTTLANKLCREADIKDEYEKLIFQSVSHSPDLERICRGLLEKLHVNVGTFVNQRDAINELASCLRGRTEKVLIVLDDVWIDDEGIIRDLVSAIKGAKGSKILITSRTELDSVCDWCHTMNLLREDDARKLFEHHAFNGVDPERSWKPNKDLIDKIVRGCKLHPLALELIGGSLAKKDGREWQDTANRLEQTGGIMEKIITECFSTSLTPLTEEERECFLDFGSFPEDQRIPASAIIDMWTETRDMDENRAYVILRELGRRNLVKLVDRKCGAAGDPDGSISSLSVCQHDVLRELTILEMKKKDASQNNTRLIMEKKEGNIPDTWTREKNRTSQVTLASINTGEMKRWDWPDLDLPNAEVLILNFDSATSYFLPPFLQNMKNLKVLVVANHGSNRAELDGLFLLSSLNKLKRVMFRKISLPAEPLRMVEEGSLLWSRVWKFRETVTSIITGASPVQPQDLHKLSLVLCDVRHLLHIPSLFPSVRDLEIDYCTDLDELPDTICHISSLEKLSITNFPDLLSLPESIDKLRKLKVLRLQACGTLERLPHSVSQLSELRFLDISNCYSLGVFPEEIGKLSSLEKIDMRSCSSIMDLPPSLVQMERLKKVVCDEEVASLWISCGFDPSKLEVRREEINLRFLHG; encoded by the exons ATGGCAGAAATTGTGATCGGGGCTGCTGCCGGCGTTGCCGCACAACAGGTGTGGGAGTTATTGAAAAAGTTGGCGGGCGCTCCTTCCGAGTTCCAACAGCAGTACAAGCGGCTGGAGATACTGTGGGGAAGATTACGAGTAATGCTCGACCAACAGACGTCGAGGGAGACAGTGGCTGAGGATCTGCTCCGTGAGATGGAAAGGGGCAGAGTTCTCATAAGCAAGTGTTCCCAAGTTCGCCACTGGAACCCCCTCAAGCGAGCCATCTACTCCAAGGGACTGGAAGAGCTAGAAAAAACGATTCAGGGATTCATAGGGGCCGAGACGCTGGGGGTGGTTCTGGAAGTGAAATCGAGCATCAAGGCAATGAACTGCAACTTGGAAAAGGTGGTAGGTGGGGGAGgttctgttgctgctgctgctttgcCTCCTCTCCCTGCAGAGGTGTTTGGGATAGAGGAGCCTCTGGGGGAGGTGAAGAGGAGATTGAGGACGCATCGGGTGGTCTGCGTTTGTGGGATTGGTGGGTGCGGAAAGACCACCTTGGCGAACAAGCTCTGCAGGGAAGCAGATATCAAAG ATGAATACGAGAAACTCATCTTTCAATCGGTTTCTCACTCGCCTGATCTGGAAAGGATCTGTCGAGGACTACTTGAGAAGTTGCATGTAAATGTTGGCACATTCGTGAACCAACGGGATGCAATCAACGAGCTTGCATCTTGTCTGAGGGGAAGAACGGAGAAGGTGCTAATAGTCTTGGATGATGTTTGGATCGACGACGAGGGCATCATCAGGGATCTGGTGTCAGCAATCAAGGGTGCAAAAGGTTCCAAAATTCTCATAACATCAAGAACTGAACTCGATAGTGTATGTGATTGGTGTCACACTATGAACTTGCTGAGAGAGGATGATGCTAGAAAACTATTTGAGCACCATGCTTTCAATGGAGTCGACCCTGAAAGATCCTGGAAGCCAAATAAGGACCTAATAGACAAG ATAGTGAGAGGATGCAAGCTTCACCCTCTAGCATTGGAGCTGATAGGAGGCTCTTTGGCGAAGAAAGACGGGAGGGAGTGGCAAGATACAGCGAATAGACTTGAACAGACTGGTGGGATCATGGAAAAGATAATCACGGAATGCTTCTCCACCAGTCTTACACCGTTGACGGAGGAAGAACGCGAGTGCTTCTTGGACTTCGGCTCTTTTCCGGAAGACCAGAGGATCCCTGCGAGCGCAATCATAGACATGTGGACTGAAACACGTGACATGGATGAGAATCGCGCTTACGTGATTCTTCGAGAACTAGGCCGAAGAAATCTTGTCAAACTCGTTGACAGAAAATG TGGTGCTGCTGGAGATCCAGATGGGAGTATAAGTAGTCTCTCTGTATGTCAGCACGATGTACTGAGAGAATTGACCATCCTcgagatgaaaaagaaagatgcgAGCCAGAATAATACGAGGCTGAtcatggaaaagaaagagggCAACATCCCAGATACTTGGACGCGGGAAAAGAATCGAACCAGCCAAGTAACGCTTGCCTCGATAAACACTG GGGAAATGAAAAGATGGGACTGGCCAGATCTAGACCTACCTAATGCTGAAGTCCTCATCCTCAACTTCGACTCAGCAACTTCCTACTTCTTACCACCATTCCTGCAAAATATGAAGAATCTCAAAGTTCTGGTTGTTGCCAATCATGGTTCCAACCGTGCAGAACTCGATGGACTCTTCCTATTGTCTTCTTTAAATAAACTAAAGAGGGTAATGTTTAGAAAGATATCACTGCCCGCTGAGCCACTGCGGATGGTGGAAGAAGGATCCCTATTGTGGTCCAGAGTGTGGAAGTTTAGAGAAACTGTCACTTCCATAATAACAGGTGCTTCCCCTGTGCAGCCTCAGGATCTGCATAAGCTTTCACTAGTCCTCTGTGACGTTCGCCATCTACTGCACATCCCTTCATTGTTTCCAAGTGTCAGGGATCTGGAAATAGATTACTGCACTGACTTGGATGAATTGCCGGATACCATCTGCCACATTTCCAGTCTGGAGAAGTTAAGCATAACCAATTTCCCTGACTTGCTTAGTCTGCCAGAGAGCATTGATAAACTGAGAAAATTGAAAGTCCTGCGATTGCAGGCCTGCGGGACATTGGAACGCTTACCGCACTCGGTGAGCCAACTCTCAGAACTCAGGTTCTTGGATATCTCAAACTGTTATAGTTTGGGTGTTTTTCCTGAAGAAATAGGAAAACTGAGCAGCCTGGAGAAGATTGACATGAGATCCTGCTCAAGCATCATGGACCTGCCTCCTTCTCTGGTGCAAATGGAACGTTTGAAGAAGGTGGTTTGTGATGAGGAAGTTGCTTCACTGTGGATTTCTTGTGGATTCGACCCCAGTAAGCTAGAAGTGCGCAGAGAGGAAATAAACTTGAGATTTCTGCATGGATAG